In the Clostridium gelidum genome, AGTTTCCAGAGTTTTAAATAATAGAGGATATATAAGTGAAAAGACTAGAAAAAAAGTTTACGATGCTATTAAGCAGTTAAATTATAGTCCGAATGAAATGGCAAGATCTTTGCTTCGAAAGAAGTCGAATTTGATTGGACTTATAATTCCAACAGTAGCTCACTCATTTTTTGCAGAGTTAACTAATTATATAGAGTATTATGCTTATAAATTAGGGTATAAAATCTTGTTATGCAATTCATATCAAGATAGTGTAAAAGAAAAAGAATACATTATGATGTTAAAAAGTAATCAAGTTGATGGAATAATTATGGCAAGTCATACTTTAGAAATAGATGAATATCTTAATCTTAATCTTCCAATAGTTGCTATGGATAGAGCATTTTCAAAAAGTATACCTTTTATTACATCAGATAATTATAGTGGAGGAGTATTGGCCACTAATCTATTGATTGATAACGGTTGTAAAAAACTTGCGCATATAAGTGGATCTTTGGATTTAGAAACTCCAGCAAACAATCGTTATAAAGCATTTCTTGATGTGGTAACTAAAAGGAATGTTGAAAATATCATTTTAGAAACTCAATTAGGAATATTAGAAAATTATGAAAAAATAGTGCATAAATTATTTGAAGAGCATCCAGATATAGATGGAATATTTGCAAGTAGTGATATGATAGGAATCTCAGTTATAAAAGTTGCAAAGGAGCTTGGAAAAGAAATACCTAAAGATTTGAAAATTGTAGGTTATGACGACATTAAATTTTCATCTTTAGTTTCACCTTCACTTACTACTATAAAGCAACCTATTGAACAAATGGGAGAGTTAGTAATACAACTATTAATAGATCAAATGGAAGAAAAAGAGGTTTCTTTAGAAAATGTACTACCAATAACTTTAGTAGAGAGAGAAACCACAATCTAGGATATAAATTTAATCAACTTTTTTGAGTGATATAAAGTGAAACTTGATTCAGGTGGGGTTTTGATCCCCATCTGAATCTTAGTTGAACTTATATAATCAAGGGGCACATAGTCAAGGTGCGTGTAGAGCCTTTAGCTCCCATTTGAAAAAGTGTGAGTGTTAAGGATGCTAGCTATCGAATAAAAAAGTTGATTAAATTTAAATATAATGGAGTCGTTAAGTTTTTTATTGACTCAAATAAAAAAGGAGATTATTATGAAGAAAAATAAAATTAAAAATGAAATTATGCTTATAACTTATGCAGATAGCTTAGGTGAAAATTTAACAGATTTAAAAGAAGTTCTAGATGAGCATTATGGAGGGGCTATAGGTGGTGTTCATATTCTTCCATTCTTCCCGTCATCAGGAGATAGAGGATTTGCACCAATGCGATATGACATAGTAGATGAAGCTTTTGGAACTATGGAAGATGTAAAAGAAATAAGCAAGACAAATTACTTGATGTATGATTTTATGGTAAATCATATTTCGAGGCAATCTGAATTTTTTAAAGATTTTCAAGAAAAGAAAGATGAATCAAAATATAATGATTTCTTTATAAGATATAAGAATTTTTGGAAAAATGGTGAACCAACTGAAGAAGAAGTAGATGCGATTTATAAGAGAAAGCCAAAAGCACCATGCTATGAAGTTGAGTTTAAAGATGGAACTAAAGAAGAAGTATGGTGTACATTTGGAGAAGAGCAAATTGATTTAAACATGGATTCAAAAGTAGCAAGAGAATTTATCAAAAATACATTAATATCTATGTGTGAAAATGGAGCATCAATTATCCGTTTAGATGCATTTGCATATGCTATAAAACAACCAGGAACTAGTTGTTTCTTTATTGAACCAGAGATGTGGGATTTACTTTATGAAATACAGGAAATAGTAAATAAATATGGTGTTGAGATTTTACCAGAAATTCACGAACATTATACAATACAACATAAAATTGCTGAAAAAGGATTTTGGATTTATGATTTTGCCCTGCCAGTTTTAGTTTTACATGCATTATATTCAGGTAAAGGTGAAAATCTAAAGAAATGGCTTGATATGAGTCCAATGAAGCAATTTACTACATTAGATACACACGATGGCATTGGTATTGTTGATGTAAAAGACTTAATGACTGATGAAGAAATTGATGAAACAAAAGAAGCTATGTTTACAAAAGGTGCAAATGTTAATAAGATATATAATACAGCAGCGTATAATAATTTAGATATATATCAAGTGAATTGTACCTATTATTCAGCTCTAGGAAATAACGACAAGGCTTATTTATTAGCTCGTGCAATTCAATTTTTTGCTCCTGGAATACCACAAGTTTATTATGTAGGAATGCTTGCAGGTGAAAATGATATTAAATTAATAGAAGAAACTAAAAATGGTAGAGATATCAATCGTCACTATTATTCAAAAGAAGAAATTAAGAAAAACTTTGAAGATAGAAAGATTGTAAAGGATATTAGAGATTTAATGAAATTACGTAATTCTAATGCAGCATTTGGATTAGATGGGGAATGTATTACTGAAGTTAATGGTAATGAACTTATAATAACTAGAAAGTGTGGAGAACATACAGCAATATTAAAAGCTAATTTAAAAACTCGTAATTTTACTATTGAAGTATAGCATTAAACAGGAAAATAAGTTATAATAATTTAATAAATATAGATGTAAATTTTTTTTAAGATATATGTCAAACCATTGACATAGAGTAAAATTATAAGGTCAATGGTTTTAGAAAAAGAGATTAAATCAAAGGATGTATTTAAATTTTGGAAATATTTTGTATTTAAGGAGGATGAAAGATGAATAAAAATATTTTTTGTATCGGAGAACTCTTAATTGACATGGTTTGTGTTGATAATAAAGGGCTAAAAAATGGAGAGAAGTTTGAAAAGAAAGCAGGGGGAGCACCCGCAAATGTAGCAGCTAGTATTTGTAAAGTAGAGGGTAATGCTTATTTTCTAGGTCAAGTAGGAAATGATTTCTTCGGAAGTTACTTAATTGATTTGCTAAATGATTTAAATATAAATACTGAAATGGCAGTGAAAAAAGGTAGCACAACAATTGCTTTAGTTGGAATCGATGAAAATGGAGAACGTAACTTTGACTTTTTAAGAGGGAGTGATGGGGACTATTCATTTGAGAATATTGATTTATCAAAGATAACTAAATCAGATATTATTCACTTTGGTTCAGCTACAGGATTTTTAGAAGGAGAATTAAAGAAAACATATTTTAAATTATTAGAATATGCAAAAGCTAATAATATATATGTATCCTTTGACCCAAATTATCGTGATGCATTAATTACATTAGATAAGTTAGAGTTATTTGTAGAAGATAGTATCGCTTTCATAAAACAAAGTGATTTCACTAAGCTAAGTGATGAAGAATTATATTTACTAACTGGAGAAAAAGATATTACAACAGGAGTTAATAAATTACATGATTTAGGTGTAAAGGTTGTAACTATTACTTTAGGAGCTAAGGGAACTTATTTAAGTATTAATAAAGAAAATATAATAATTCCATCCATTAAGATTAAACAAGTTGATTCAACAGGCGCCGGAGATGCCTTTGTTGGAGCGGTATTAAAGCAGTTAGCGGATATTAGAGATAAAGAAAACATAACATTTAAAGAATGGGAGAATATAGTTGCATTTGCTAATAAAGTAGGAGCAATTACATGTACAAATTATGGAGCAATAGCTTCAATGCCAGTATTAAGTGATATAAGGTAAAATCATATTGAAATTTCATAAATTAGACTAAAAAAACAACAATTACCCAAAGAAAAAATAAATTCTATTTTGTTTGCATATATTACTGAATTAAATGAGGGATATTCAAAAAATAACAGACAAGTATCGTTGGTCTGTTATTTTCTTGAATATGCCCTATATACTTTTTTTACAAGCACAATCGTAATAATTAATTTTACAATTTATCTTATCAAGATTCTTTTGCAATTCAGCCATTTGATTTATAACTTCTTCACGATGTGTTATAAATATTTCTCTACGGACATCAAGAGTATCATCACCTTTAAGACATAACCCAATGACTTCTTTAATTTGCTTTATAGGCATACCTGTATTCTTCAAACAGCAAATAAGTTCAAGCCATTCTAAATCTTTATCTTTAAAATCTCTGTTCCCAGAATCACTTCGGTCTATAAAAGGTAATAAGCCTTCTTTTTCATAATATCTAAGAGTATGTGCAGTTAAATGAGTTTTTTCAGCTACTTCAGCAATACTGTATCCCATAATAGTCCTCCTATAAAAAATCTTAATGTAGTTTATATATTAGAGTATACTCTAAGGCGTTAGATTTGTAAATTTAAACAAGAAATTCTTAAAAAACTATTGACTTATAACCTACTCTAAGATATAGAATAATAATGTAGTAATTTTTAAAATATAGCACAAATTGTTAACGTGAACAGAAGAAGCAGTTAATATAATTAAAAGCTAATAATATATTAATTAATACAGGAAGAAGGAAATATAATGTTAATAAGAAAAAGTATTTTAAAGTTAGCAATACCGATAATGGTAGAGCAAACTTTTGTTATGCTACTTGGAGTATGTAACACAATGATGGCAGGTCATATTGGAGAAGCATCAGTTTCAGCTATTGGAATGGTTGATTCAATAAATATGTTGTTTATATCGTTCTTTGCAGCCTTATCAGTTGGAGCAACTGTAGTAGTTGCTCAACAAATTGGACAAGATGAATACAAAAAAGCTAATGAAACAGCTAAACAAGCTATGGTATCAGGATTTATAGTTTCATGCATAATAACATTGCTATTATGGATTTTTCGTGTGCCTCTAATTAATTGTTTATATGGCTCAGCAGAAGAATTAGTTAAATCAAATGCAAAGATATATATAGAATTTACTTTATTTACATATCCATTTATTGCTATAGAACAAATTGCAAATGGTATACTTAGAGGAGCAGGGGATACCAAGACTCCAATGTATATTACCATGTTTATGAACATAATAAATATTATTTTAGGATACATATTAATATATGGGGTTAATACTTTTTATATACCATCATTTGGAATAATGGGAGCTGCCATAGGAATAGCCATAGCTAGAATAATTGGAGCTATTATTGTAATTATAGTTTTATTTAGAGGTAGTAAAATTATAAAAATTAAAAAATTATTTCCATTTAAATTTGATATGGAAGTACAAAAGAGCATATTTAATATAGGAATACCAGCAGGCATGGAGCAAGTAATTTTCAATACAGGGAAATTAATAGTACAAGTATTCATAGTAACTATGGGAACTGCTTCAATTGCAGCTAATGCTATTGGAATGTCAATATCACAAATAATTAATGTTCCAGGAAATGCACTTTGTTTAGCAGCAACTACTTTAGTAGGTCAGTATGTTGGTAGGAATGATGTTAAAGAAGCAAAAAGTACATTAATTTATTTAGTTAAATTTACAACTATTTGCCTAGTATCTGTAGGAATTCTATTTGTACCAATTGCAGAATGGTTAGCTAGTCTTTACACAAATGTTCCAGAGGTAATAAGACTCACTGGGATATTAATTAAAAGTAATAGTATGGCATTACTTGTATGGGCAATTTCATTTGTACTTTCATCAGGACTAAAAGGTGCTGGTGACACTAGATATACTATGATGACTGCATTTATTGGAATGTGGATATTTAGAATAGGCTTAGGATATATATTAGGAATTGTACTTAATATGGGTATTCTTGGCATCTGGATTGCAATGTATATAGATTGGATTGTTAGAGGGTCAATGTATTCATTTAGACTTAAGGGTAATAAATGGCTTATGCATAGACTATAAAGTTCGAAATGGTACTGTTGCAAAAGTATTTTTTATCATCATCATATATTGAAATTTATTTTCATAGTGAGTGTTTTAAATAAATGTTGTTAATATACTTAGAAATTATATGATAGTACAAGCATTAAAGAAGAACTGAAATATATTGCGAAAAGCAATATAAATATGAGTTTAATAATTAATAAGGCACATGGACTTGTTATTTTTTTGATTGTGCCTAACAACATTTTATTAAAACACTATGTATAGAATTAAATATTATATATGATAATACGTAGCAGCGTGGACTTATATTTTGTAACAATATCATTTAACAATACACATAAATTTAATATATAGTTGTGAGTTAAATAAACAAATGATAAGTCACTCGATAAAAAAGTGTTGACTTAGAGTCTACTCTAAGATGTAGAATAAGTATATAGAAATTTATTTGATAATTTTATTATTTAAGGAGGAATTATTGTGTTATATAGAATATTGGGAAAGACAAATGAAAAGGTTTCGGCTTTAGGTTTTGGATGTATGAGGTTACCTATTATTGATGGAGATACTACTAAAATTGATGAAGAAAAAGCTACAAAGATGATTCGTTATGCTATTGATGAAGGAGTCAATTATGTAGATACTGCATATCCTTATCATGGAACTGGAATGGGCAATGGAGGAGAAAGTGAACCTTTTGTAGGTAGAGCTTTAAAAGATGGTTATAGAGAAAAGGTTAAGCTAGCTACAAAGCTTCCTAGTTGGTTAATTAAAACTAGAGAAGATATGGATAAATATTTAAATGAACAATTAGAACGTCTTCAAACAGATCATATAGATTTTTATTTAGTCCATGCTTTAGGTGCAGGTACTTGGGCAAATCTAAAGAAATTAGGAATAGATGAATTTTTAGATTCTGCCATAAAAGATGGAAGAATAAAATATGCAGGATTTTCTTTCCATGACAAGTTAGAAGTATTTAAAGAGATAGTAGATTATTATGATTGGTCTTTCTGCCAAATTCAATATAATTATTTAGATGAAGAATTCCAAGCTGGAACTGAAGGGTTACATTATGCAGCTAATAAAGGATTAGGTATTGTTATTATGGAACCACTTAGAGGTGGTAAAATAGTTAAGAATCTTCCAGAAGAAGTTATGAATACTTTTGATAAAGCAGATATTAAAGGATCACCAGCTGAATGGGCATTAAGATGGGTATGGAATCACCCAGAGGTGTCTGTAGTGTTAAGTGGTATGAACATAATGGACAATGTTACAGAAAACATAAAGACTGCAAGCGTTGCTGCACCTAATTCTTTAACGGAAAAAGAATTAGAAATAATGGATAATGTTAAAAAAGTATTTAAAGAAAGAATAAAGGTTAATTGTACGGCTTGTGAATATTGCATGCCTTGTCCAGTAGGAGTAAATATTCCTAAGAACTTTGCTTGTTATAATGAATATAGCTTATTTGTTACACCAGAAACAGAAAAAGAACTTAAGGTAAGATACAATTCTGTAGAAGCTAAGGAAAGAGCAGATAAATGTGTAGAGTGTGGCAAATGTGAAAGTCATTGCCCACAAGCAATTAAAATTCGTGAAGAATTAAAAAATGTTACTGCTTTGTTTGCTTAGGGAGATGAAAGAAAATAACAAGTCAATGTGCCTAAATATTAATTTTCTTTTAAAAGAAAAAGATTTTTTCAGTATATATTCTTAATAATTTTAAAATATATATTCTAAACCATATATTCTTCAGAATATTACCATAAATATTCTGAAGAATATTCACAATAATTTATAAAAAGGAGTTTGTTATATGCATATACCAGATACTTATTTAAGTCCTTCAACTTGTGCTACTTTTGGAGTGGTTATGTTACCTATATGGAGAAGGGCAAGTGTAAAGGTAAAAGCTGAAATAACAAGACAAAAAATGCCTCTGCTTGGAGTAGCTGCAGCATTTTCATTTCTAATTATGATGTTTAATATACCTATTCCAGGAGGAACTTCAGGGCATGCTATTGGAGCAGGACTTATAGCTATTCTGCTTGGACCTTACGCAGCAGTTTTTGCAGTTACTATAGCTCTTGCAATTCAAGCATTGTTTTTTGGTGATGGAGGAGTTTTAGCAATAGGTGTAAATTGTTTTAATATGGCTTTTATAATGCCGTATGTAGCATATTACTTATTTATATTTATGAAAAAAATTTTTCCGGGTAAAAAAGGGGAATATTTTGGAGCTTTCTTAGGGGGGTATATTTCTATTAATGTTGCAGCTTTAGTTGCAGCTATTGAGTTTGGAATTCAACCCTTACTTTTTAAGGATGCTTCGGGATTACCGTTATATAGTCCATATGGATTAGCTTACTCTATTCCGGCTATGACTGTACCTCATTTATTAATAGTTGGTTTCCTAGAGGGAATAATAACTTTAGGGGCATACAGTTATATCAAAAAATCATCTTCTGAGATAATATACAAAGGAAAGCTTAACAAGATAAAATATTTATATATTATAATAGTAATCCTTGTCTTAGCTACTCCTGTAGGGCTTTTAGCTAAAGGGACTGCTTGGGGAGAATGGGGAACAGAAGAACTTAAGGATTTGATAGGATTTGTACCTAAGGGCATGGAAGAAGGTTTTAAATTTAATTCACTAATGCCAGATTATAATTTTGGTAACCTAAAAGAATACTTTGGATATATTGTATCAGCACTTTTAGGAGTAATAATTATATTAATTATTTTCAAACTTCTAGCAAAGATAAATTTAAGCAAAAATCAAAAGGAGAATAAATGATTCCACAATGGCTTTCAGAAAAAGATAATTATATACCAAAGGAAGAAAAAAACTTATATATTGAAAAAAGTATTTTTTCCTTAATTAAGATAATTTCAATTATTAAGCAAAGTAAAAGTCGAGATAAATTTTTATATTTAATTAACCCAACATTGAAAGTTATAAGTACAATATTAAGTATAGTATTAATATCGCTATCAAGAAGTTTTATTTATTTATTGATAATGGATATATATGTTTTAATAAATCTTCTACTTATGGACAAGAAATCAAGGAAAAGAATATTTATTAGAAGTTTAATCTTTCCTTTTATAACTTTAATTGCGTTAATACCATCTATGGTTTATGGAAATATTTATAATAGTTTATTACTTTTTCAAAAAATCATTACAACTATAGTAATGATGAATTTATTAGCTCATAACACTAGATGGAGTGAGATTACTAAATCACTAAAACTATTATTTATACCAGATATATTTATTTGGATTATGGATATAACCATAAAGTATATTGTCTTACTTGGAGAATACTCCATTAACTTATTATATGCATTAAAACTTAGATCAGTTGGCATAACTCATAATAAATATAATTCTCTTACAGGAATTATAGGAAGCTTATTTATAAAGTCTTATAAAATGAGTGAAGAAATGTCTCAGGCTATGGAGTGCAGAGGTTTTGTAGGTGAATATACTACAAAGGTGAATTTAACTTTTAGGAAAATTGATTATATTTATATGGTCATAAATATGTTATTAGTTAGTTTGTTTATATATTCAATTTACTAAAACATATAAAATCAGTTTGATTTATTGCTTGATTCCATATGTTTGAAATAATTAAGGGGAAATATTGATGATAGAATTAGAGAATATTTCATTTACATACAAGAATAAGGTAGCTCTTGATAATGTAAATGTCCATATAAAAGAAGGAGAGTCTATAGCTATTATAGGTCCAAATGGAAGTGGAAAATCTACTTTTTTAAAATTATTAAATGCCATTATTTTTTCAAGTCAAGGGAAATACATATTTGATGAAGTTGAAATAAATGAAAATTACTTAAAGGATAGTAAAAGCTTAAAGTTATTTCATAAGAAGCTAGGCTTTGTATTTCAAAATTCAGATGCACAACTTTTTTGTTCCACGGTATTTGAGGAAATAGCCTTTGGACTCATGCAAA is a window encoding:
- the gtfA gene encoding sucrose phosphorylase, giving the protein MKKNKIKNEIMLITYADSLGENLTDLKEVLDEHYGGAIGGVHILPFFPSSGDRGFAPMRYDIVDEAFGTMEDVKEISKTNYLMYDFMVNHISRQSEFFKDFQEKKDESKYNDFFIRYKNFWKNGEPTEEEVDAIYKRKPKAPCYEVEFKDGTKEEVWCTFGEEQIDLNMDSKVAREFIKNTLISMCENGASIIRLDAFAYAIKQPGTSCFFIEPEMWDLLYEIQEIVNKYGVEILPEIHEHYTIQHKIAEKGFWIYDFALPVLVLHALYSGKGENLKKWLDMSPMKQFTTLDTHDGIGIVDVKDLMTDEEIDETKEAMFTKGANVNKIYNTAAYNNLDIYQVNCTYYSALGNNDKAYLLARAIQFFAPGIPQVYYVGMLAGENDIKLIEETKNGRDINRHYYSKEEIKKNFEDRKIVKDIRDLMKLRNSNAAFGLDGECITEVNGNELIITRKCGEHTAILKANLKTRNFTIEV
- the cbiM gene encoding cobalt transporter CbiM; translated protein: MHIPDTYLSPSTCATFGVVMLPIWRRASVKVKAEITRQKMPLLGVAAAFSFLIMMFNIPIPGGTSGHAIGAGLIAILLGPYAAVFAVTIALAIQALFFGDGGVLAIGVNCFNMAFIMPYVAYYLFIFMKKIFPGKKGEYFGAFLGGYISINVAALVAAIEFGIQPLLFKDASGLPLYSPYGLAYSIPAMTVPHLLIVGFLEGIITLGAYSYIKKSSSEIIYKGKLNKIKYLYIIIVILVLATPVGLLAKGTAWGEWGTEELKDLIGFVPKGMEEGFKFNSLMPDYNFGNLKEYFGYIVSALLGVIIILIIFKLLAKINLSKNQKENK
- a CDS encoding MerR family transcriptional regulator, whose product is MGYSIAEVAEKTHLTAHTLRYYEKEGLLPFIDRSDSGNRDFKDKDLEWLELICCLKNTGMPIKQIKEVIGLCLKGDDTLDVRREIFITHREEVINQMAELQKNLDKINCKINYYDCACKKSI
- a CDS encoding aldo/keto reductase — translated: MLYRILGKTNEKVSALGFGCMRLPIIDGDTTKIDEEKATKMIRYAIDEGVNYVDTAYPYHGTGMGNGGESEPFVGRALKDGYREKVKLATKLPSWLIKTREDMDKYLNEQLERLQTDHIDFYLVHALGAGTWANLKKLGIDEFLDSAIKDGRIKYAGFSFHDKLEVFKEIVDYYDWSFCQIQYNYLDEEFQAGTEGLHYAANKGLGIVIMEPLRGGKIVKNLPEEVMNTFDKADIKGSPAEWALRWVWNHPEVSVVLSGMNIMDNVTENIKTASVAAPNSLTEKELEIMDNVKKVFKERIKVNCTACEYCMPCPVGVNIPKNFACYNEYSLFVTPETEKELKVRYNSVEAKERADKCVECGKCESHCPQAIKIREELKNVTALFA
- a CDS encoding energy-coupling factor transporter transmembrane component T family protein yields the protein MIPQWLSEKDNYIPKEEKNLYIEKSIFSLIKIISIIKQSKSRDKFLYLINPTLKVISTILSIVLISLSRSFIYLLIMDIYVLINLLLMDKKSRKRIFIRSLIFPFITLIALIPSMVYGNIYNSLLLFQKIITTIVMMNLLAHNTRWSEITKSLKLLFIPDIFIWIMDITIKYIVLLGEYSINLLYALKLRSVGITHNKYNSLTGIIGSLFIKSYKMSEEMSQAMECRGFVGEYTTKVNLTFRKIDYIYMVINMLLVSLFIYSIY
- a CDS encoding MATE family efflux transporter gives rise to the protein MLIRKSILKLAIPIMVEQTFVMLLGVCNTMMAGHIGEASVSAIGMVDSINMLFISFFAALSVGATVVVAQQIGQDEYKKANETAKQAMVSGFIVSCIITLLLWIFRVPLINCLYGSAEELVKSNAKIYIEFTLFTYPFIAIEQIANGILRGAGDTKTPMYITMFMNIINIILGYILIYGVNTFYIPSFGIMGAAIGIAIARIIGAIIVIIVLFRGSKIIKIKKLFPFKFDMEVQKSIFNIGIPAGMEQVIFNTGKLIVQVFIVTMGTASIAANAIGMSISQIINVPGNALCLAATTLVGQYVGRNDVKEAKSTLIYLVKFTTICLVSVGILFVPIAEWLASLYTNVPEVIRLTGILIKSNSMALLVWAISFVLSSGLKGAGDTRYTMMTAFIGMWIFRIGLGYILGIVLNMGILGIWIAMYIDWIVRGSMYSFRLKGNKWLMHRL
- a CDS encoding LacI family DNA-binding transcriptional regulator; translated protein: MATIKDVAEVAEVTVTTVSRVLNNRGYISEKTRKKVYDAIKQLNYSPNEMARSLLRKKSNLIGLIIPTVAHSFFAELTNYIEYYAYKLGYKILLCNSYQDSVKEKEYIMMLKSNQVDGIIMASHTLEIDEYLNLNLPIVAMDRAFSKSIPFITSDNYSGGVLATNLLIDNGCKKLAHISGSLDLETPANNRYKAFLDVVTKRNVENIILETQLGILENYEKIVHKLFEEHPDIDGIFASSDMIGISVIKVAKELGKEIPKDLKIVGYDDIKFSSLVSPSLTTIKQPIEQMGELVIQLLIDQMEEKEVSLENVLPITLVERETTI
- a CDS encoding carbohydrate kinase family protein; the protein is MNKNIFCIGELLIDMVCVDNKGLKNGEKFEKKAGGAPANVAASICKVEGNAYFLGQVGNDFFGSYLIDLLNDLNINTEMAVKKGSTTIALVGIDENGERNFDFLRGSDGDYSFENIDLSKITKSDIIHFGSATGFLEGELKKTYFKLLEYAKANNIYVSFDPNYRDALITLDKLELFVEDSIAFIKQSDFTKLSDEELYLLTGEKDITTGVNKLHDLGVKVVTITLGAKGTYLSINKENIIIPSIKIKQVDSTGAGDAFVGAVLKQLADIRDKENITFKEWENIVAFANKVGAITCTNYGAIASMPVLSDIR